The nucleotide window CCGAGTAAACTTGCTGCCTTTTTTAGGTCACCAGGGATGTTCTTATAGTGGCTCTCGTGCTCGCCACTTACTTTTTGTGTTTTTAACTTTTTTGCTTCTTTGATGATTTTTGCCGCAGCGCCTTTCACTTCGTTCAAACTGTCTTTCGAAAGTGACTCTTGAATTCTGAGATAAGAAACAAGAATTGGCTGCATCGCGCTATCGAATTTTTCTGCTCCGGAGCCCATGGCGCTTTCCTCCGCCACCGCGGATGACGTTACGCCAAAACAAATCAATAAATAAAAAACAAACAAACGAACAAATAACATCACTCTCCTCCTAATAATATGTTTAATTTAATCAGGTTTTGTTCCTGTCTCCTTTGCAGCCGAAGTCGTGGCACATGAAAAAAGCGTCATAAACAGAAAACCAGTCCCCGCCGAAACAACCAAACTTGTTGAATGAAGAATTTCATACCGCCCCTGCGCGGGGCACAAGATTTTCAAAGCAAAACCCATGCCAGGTTGTAGATCCTCAAATTCAAGGCAAACAATGGGAGGGGCGCAAACAACGTAACCCATACGGTTACTGTTTGGTAACCGCGAGGGTTACAAGCAGATGAGGCAAACACCTCTATTTGCAGGAATTAGGGCAATTGTCCGCTTGGCACACTTCATGCGTATGCTTTCCGTGACTGATTTAATCATCCACACGCTCCAAGGAGCAGCCGCTTCACAACGATGGACACGAACATGAACATGCCGACCCCACAAAACGGCCCCCTCTTTACTTGTCCGATGCATCCACAAATCGTTCGAGATGGACCGGGCGACTGCCCCATCTGCGGGATGGCGCTCGAAGCCAAAACGGTAACATTAGAGGAGCAGGACAATCCCGAGCTCAGGGACATGAGCCGCCGCTTTTGGTTTGCCGCCGCACTGTCTGTGCCACTGCTTAGCATCGTGATGCTCGACATGCTGCCCGGGCGACCTGTCTCGGCGTTTTTGCCCGGACGCTTGCGCGCTTTGCTCGAGCTTGCGCTCGCAGCGCCTGTGTGCCTTTGGTCCGCCTGGCCCTTTTATGTTCGTGCTCTTCACTCCGTGCGCAACCGAAGTTTGAACATGTTCACGCTGATCGGCCTCGGCGTGAGTGTTTCTTTTCTGTATAGCGTCATCGCGACCCTGCTCCCCGGCATCTTCCCCGCATCCTTTCGCGGGCACGGTGGACAGGTCGCGGTCTACTTCGAAGCCGCTGCCGTGATCGTGACCTTGATCTTACTCGGCCAGGTTATCGAGCTGAAAGCTCGGAGCCAGACCAGTACTGCCATCAAAAAGCTTTTGGGTATGGCCCCAACCAGCGCGCGCCGCATTGGCGCAGACGGTTCAGAGCACGACGTGCCTCTGGAGCAAGTTTCTGTTGGCGATCGGCTGCGCGTGAGGCCAGGTGAAAAGATTCCGGTTGATGGCACGGTGCTCGAAGGAAATTCCAACGTGGATGAATCGATGGTCACCGGCGAGCCCATGCCGGCGCCAAAGAGCCCGGATGATGGCGTCATCGGCGCCACGATCAACGGAACTGGCGGGCTTGTCATCCGGGCCGAAAAAGTGGGAGCAGAAACCTTGCTTTCGCGCATCGTTGCCAT belongs to Myxococcales bacterium and includes:
- a CDS encoding DUF3347 domain-containing protein — translated: MLFVRLFVFYLLICFGVTSSAVAEESAMGSGAEKFDSAMQPILVSYLRIQESLSKDSLNEVKGAAAKIIKEAKKLKTQKVSGEHESHYKNIPGDLKKAASLLGKATQIEQARTAFKKLSMPMAMWGTMSKPAGIDVLYCSKVKASWLQRRGESKNPYRSGPKMRSCGEIVGGSSHSRKHH